One stretch of Chthoniobacterales bacterium DNA includes these proteins:
- a CDS encoding pyruvate dehydrogenase complex dihydrolipoamide acetyltransferase, whose amino-acid sequence MPEIQMPKLSDTMTEGTLVSWKKKKGDKVSAGDVIAEIETDKATMEWESPEDGTLTEIYVEEGGKVDVGVKIAFIGAEGEAAPAKQEPDGKKAEPESKEEKKPASEKKEQAETEKPAPAEKKEKETAPPQESAKKPAESAKAAPASESAANKKTESTGEARVKASPMARRVAAEKGIDLSTVKGTGPEGRVTESDVRAAGKSRGAAPAAAAPRIPAGEGSRISLTGMRKVIAERLVASKAPVPHFYLNIEIDAGPLMAARAELKSAGEGSDSARITVNDFVLKASVEAAVKVPKANASFDGDAIVEYNDVNLAIAVAIEDGLVTPVIRAAQGRSLREISEAVKDLAHRARNKRMKPEEFQGGSFTVSNLGSYGIDHFLAIINPPQGFILSIGGIVKKPVIDNCDQIVAGQRMAIGMSCDHRVIDGALGAEYLRALRQLLENPALLLV is encoded by the coding sequence ATGCCAGAGATCCAAATGCCCAAGCTCAGTGACACGATGACGGAAGGCACGCTTGTCTCCTGGAAGAAAAAGAAGGGCGACAAAGTTTCGGCGGGCGACGTCATCGCCGAAATCGAGACCGACAAGGCAACCATGGAATGGGAGTCGCCGGAAGACGGCACTCTGACGGAAATCTATGTTGAGGAGGGCGGCAAGGTCGATGTCGGCGTGAAAATAGCGTTCATCGGCGCCGAAGGGGAAGCAGCTCCAGCGAAGCAGGAGCCCGATGGGAAGAAGGCGGAACCTGAGTCGAAAGAAGAAAAAAAGCCGGCCTCGGAAAAGAAGGAGCAAGCCGAAACGGAAAAGCCGGCGCCGGCCGAGAAGAAAGAAAAAGAAACGGCGCCGCCCCAGGAGAGTGCAAAGAAACCTGCCGAGTCCGCCAAGGCTGCGCCAGCCTCAGAATCGGCTGCGAACAAGAAGACGGAAAGCACGGGCGAAGCGCGTGTGAAAGCTTCACCGATGGCCCGCCGGGTTGCCGCTGAAAAGGGAATCGATCTTTCCACGGTCAAGGGAACGGGTCCGGAAGGACGAGTCACCGAAAGCGATGTCCGGGCGGCCGGGAAATCCAGAGGTGCGGCGCCGGCGGCTGCGGCCCCGCGAATTCCAGCCGGGGAAGGGTCCCGGATTAGCCTCACCGGCATGCGCAAGGTAATCGCAGAGCGTCTCGTCGCCAGCAAAGCGCCGGTGCCGCATTTCTATTTGAATATCGAGATTGACGCCGGCCCGCTCATGGCCGCACGGGCCGAATTGAAATCGGCTGGGGAAGGATCCGATTCTGCCAGGATCACAGTGAACGATTTTGTTCTCAAAGCGTCGGTCGAAGCCGCGGTCAAGGTGCCGAAAGCGAACGCGTCCTTCGATGGCGACGCGATTGTGGAATACAACGACGTCAATCTTGCGATTGCCGTTGCAATCGAGGATGGCTTGGTAACGCCGGTAATTCGCGCGGCCCAGGGCCGGTCGCTCCGGGAGATCAGCGAAGCCGTTAAAGATCTCGCGCATCGGGCGCGGAACAAGCGGATGAAACCGGAGGAATTTCAGGGCGGAAGTTTTACCGTCTCCAATCTCGGCAGCTACGGCATCGATCACTTCCTGGCCATCATCAATCCGCCGCAGGGGTTCATTTTGTCGATCGGGGGAATCGTGAAAAAACCGGTGATCGACAACTGCGACCAGATCGTCGCTGGGCAGCGGATGGCTATTGGAATGAGCTGCGACCATCGCGTGATTGATGGCGCTCTGGGCGCGGAATACCTGAGGGCGCTGCGCCAACTGCTCGAAAATCCCGCCCTCCTTCTGGTTTAG
- a CDS encoding pyruvate dehydrogenase complex E1 component subunit beta yields the protein MREITYRQAVNEALAEELERDPNVFLMGEEVAEYNGAYKVSQGLLERFGPKRIIDTPISENGFAGLGVGAAMVGLRPIIEFMTFSFSLVAFDQVVNNAPNMLTMSGGQFNIPITFRGPNGPAHQLGATHSHATECLYANFPGLKICTPATPRDAKGLLKTAIRDNNPVLVLEVELLYSSKGMVEEEDFELLIPLGEAEVKRTGSDVTIVCYAQTVPLALAAAERLEEEEEISAEVLDLRSIKPLDQDAILKSVSKTHRVVIVEQDRPFCGIGAEISYRVQKEIFDELDAPVLRVAQEDVPMPYNERLEQAVLPSADKLIAAVKKVCYT from the coding sequence GTGAGAGAGATCACCTATCGCCAGGCGGTCAACGAAGCGCTTGCCGAGGAATTGGAGCGCGACCCGAATGTTTTCCTGATGGGCGAGGAGGTCGCGGAGTACAACGGCGCCTACAAGGTGAGCCAGGGTTTGCTCGAGCGGTTCGGTCCGAAACGCATCATCGACACGCCGATCAGTGAGAACGGTTTTGCCGGACTGGGGGTGGGCGCGGCGATGGTGGGGCTGCGGCCGATCATTGAGTTCATGACTTTCAGTTTCTCCCTGGTCGCGTTCGATCAGGTGGTGAACAATGCGCCGAACATGCTCACCATGTCGGGTGGTCAGTTCAACATCCCGATCACGTTCCGCGGGCCTAACGGTCCCGCCCATCAACTGGGCGCGACGCATTCCCATGCCACCGAATGTCTTTATGCCAACTTTCCAGGATTGAAGATCTGCACGCCGGCCACGCCGCGCGACGCGAAAGGCCTGCTGAAGACGGCGATTCGCGACAATAACCCGGTCCTGGTCCTCGAGGTAGAGCTTCTCTACAGCTCGAAGGGAATGGTCGAAGAAGAGGATTTTGAGCTGCTGATTCCATTGGGAGAAGCCGAAGTGAAGCGGACCGGCAGTGACGTTACGATTGTTTGTTATGCGCAGACTGTTCCGCTGGCGCTGGCCGCTGCGGAAAGACTCGAAGAGGAAGAAGAGATCAGCGCTGAAGTGCTCGATTTGCGTTCCATCAAGCCGCTCGATCAGGACGCGATTCTCAAGTCGGTTTCAAAAACGCACCGGGTGGTGATTGTGGAGCAGGATCGGCCGTTCTGTGGAATTGGCGCCGAGATTTCCTACCGAGTCCAGAAGGAGATATTTGACGAGCTGGATGCGCCGGTTCTGCGTGTCGCGCAGGAAGATGTGCCGATGCCTTACAATGAGCGCCTCGAGCAAGCGGTGCTGCCCAGCGCCGATAAGTTGATCGCCGCCGTGAAGAAAGTTTGTTACACCTAA
- a CDS encoding DUF6580 family putative transport protein: MIPALFLILAAVLYRIVMGLAIISGSTWLSNFAPLAAIALCAAAYFPAKYKFTVPMIALLISDVVLNMKYGAPLLSPFVASHYLGFALVGGLGLLLQNRASLKTLLPASIAASFIFYVVTNTVSWLFDPGYVKNFSGLIQALTVGLPAYSATPTWMFFRSSLLSDLFFTLLFVFCMNVGRDPQRARPAAALPRPV, encoded by the coding sequence ATGATTCCCGCTCTTTTTCTTATTCTGGCTGCGGTCCTTTATCGAATCGTAATGGGCCTCGCCATTATTTCCGGTTCCACCTGGCTGTCGAACTTTGCGCCGCTGGCCGCGATCGCACTTTGCGCCGCGGCTTATTTCCCGGCCAAATACAAATTCACGGTGCCGATGATCGCGCTTCTCATCTCGGATGTGGTTCTAAACATGAAGTACGGCGCTCCGCTCTTGAGCCCGTTTGTGGCCTCGCATTATCTCGGCTTCGCGTTGGTGGGCGGGCTTGGTTTGCTTTTGCAGAATCGCGCTTCGCTCAAGACGCTTTTGCCGGCGTCGATCGCGGCCTCGTTCATCTTCTATGTCGTCACAAACACGGTCTCCTGGCTCTTCGATCCGGGATACGTGAAAAACTTTTCCGGATTGATCCAGGCCCTCACCGTCGGGTTACCGGCTTACAGCGCCACGCCCACCTGGATGTTTTTCCGCAGCTCGCTCCTGAGCGATCTCTTCTTCACCTTACTTTTCGTTTTCTGCATGAATGTTGGGCGGGACCCGCAACGGGCGCGCCCCGCTGCGGCCTTGCCTCGCCCCGTTTGA
- the pdhA gene encoding pyruvate dehydrogenase (acetyl-transferring) E1 component subunit alpha, with protein MSQPEQRDEVEMLSLMLLIRRFEERASQQYQAQKIGGFCHLYIGQEAVVCGAVAATRPDDYLITAYRDHAHALARGTSANACMAELFGKATGCSRGLGGSMHYFDREHHMYGGHAIVAAHVPLATGMAFASKYRDEDRVTLCFFGDGAINQGSFHEALNLAALYKLRVIFVCENNLFAMGTSVERSTSLKEIVERAEGYNIPGTVIDGMNFREVRDKLSEIIGSIRAEPHPAFAEVRTYRYRGHSMSDPASYRTKEQLEKYRLDDPITRLRAQLTREEKLTHEQFDRLDKEAKEIALASVKFAEESPEPPLEKLYDYTYVNGGGA; from the coding sequence ATGTCGCAGCCGGAGCAACGCGACGAAGTCGAAATGCTCTCGCTGATGCTGTTGATTCGGCGTTTCGAGGAGCGGGCGAGTCAGCAATATCAAGCGCAGAAAATCGGCGGTTTTTGCCATCTCTACATTGGCCAGGAAGCCGTGGTTTGTGGCGCCGTTGCGGCGACGCGTCCGGATGATTATTTGATAACGGCCTATCGCGATCACGCGCACGCGCTGGCCCGCGGCACCAGCGCCAACGCCTGCATGGCTGAGCTTTTCGGGAAGGCGACCGGTTGCTCGCGTGGGCTCGGTGGATCGATGCATTATTTCGATCGCGAGCATCACATGTACGGCGGGCATGCGATCGTGGCGGCCCATGTGCCTCTCGCCACGGGCATGGCTTTCGCGTCGAAGTATCGCGACGAAGATCGGGTCACGCTTTGTTTTTTTGGCGACGGCGCCATCAATCAGGGCTCATTTCACGAAGCCCTTAACCTCGCGGCCCTCTACAAACTTCGGGTCATTTTCGTCTGCGAGAACAATTTGTTCGCGATGGGAACGAGCGTCGAGCGCTCGACCTCGCTCAAGGAAATCGTCGAGCGCGCGGAGGGCTACAACATTCCCGGAACCGTGATTGATGGAATGAACTTCCGTGAGGTGCGCGACAAGCTTTCCGAAATCATTGGTTCGATTAGAGCCGAGCCGCATCCGGCTTTCGCCGAAGTCCGCACTTACCGTTACCGCGGTCATTCCATGTCCGACCCGGCGAGCTATCGCACCAAGGAGCAGCTGGAAAAATATCGGCTCGACGATCCGATCACGCGGTTGCGGGCCCAGCTCACCCGCGAGGAGAAGCTGACCCACGAGCAGTTTGATCGGCTGGACAAAGAGGCGAAAGAGATTGCCCTCGCGAGCGTAAAATTTGCCGAAGAGAGTCCCGAGCCGCCGCTGGAAAAACTTTACGATTACACCTACGTGAACGGAGGCGGAGCGTGA